One window of the Rhipicephalus sanguineus isolate Rsan-2018 chromosome 4, BIME_Rsan_1.4, whole genome shotgun sequence genome contains the following:
- the LOC119390344 gene encoding uncharacterized protein LOC119390344, whose translation MMTLTLGLEKSTVNNQQQTYQQRQMMLRVYAEISEYSTEEREGPDQVDTSNQAEQRDEDTEVPHRRSSSDAVEDTIVPEHIQSPSNKSSTESESVSEKQDIGANGALKCAVEDFSKLISSDGSDFQASKRKGDENGRILDADVIAEESEDNVVPEVAEAEGGDKNRERNGADAKEDRKAGNDDQEDSLKADSSESFDLSAASGENIDSGSRNVKENTTHKVTEAVEQSERTEGGATGDQARSTRIFQKTVKRTESTRTVRRTRSFLPYTKWIRGETRQRARQETRDEDDVTEPVKETFVAPQQAFPAMSIPRKGLCPMPESSPGNVCSVAVQAFPSVVDQGVQVEFDEPDCITRLVELQIAMNEQEEVRRQDMKAACELVEKLEAMQLSESLMRTQLRAMDAERREQSAREARLRDELTAWQETVQQQQLLLQQLKEDLDDTEDTLAAQRQEANRLREQMLVLQESCDSGLLVVDVLGRADKEVQTPDGGQQSLSSSSPYKGIRLDNSSPVYLDQLSQHRRLSALVSSQLEATANRIAQLRREAATNRPRGSTIDDYVQDLAVGTPNVLIRHPDAPPSESASGT comes from the exons ATGATGACACTGACGCTGGGATTGGAGAAGTCAACGGTGAACAACCAGCAACAGACCTACCAGCAGCGTCAGATGATGCTTCGAGTGTACGCCGAGATCAGCGAGTATTCCACTGAAGAGCGCGAAGGTCCTGACCAAGTGGATACATCGAACCAAGCTGAACAGCGTGATGAGGACACAGAAGTACCGCACAGGAGGTCGTCCAGTGACGCCGTCGAAGATACCATAGTACCGGAACACATTCAAAGCCCATCTAACAAGTCAAGCACCGAAAGCGAGTCAGTGTCTGAAAAACAAGACATCGGGGCAAACGGTGCTTTGAAATGTGCCGTAGAAGATTTTTCTAAGTTGATTTCGTCAGACGGCAGTGACTTCCAGGCATCCAAGAGAAAAGGTGACGAGAACGGTAGAATTCTTGACGCAGATGTCATCGCGGAAGAGTCCGAGGATAACGTGGTTCCAGAAGTCGCCGAAGCCGAAGGGGGCGACAAAAATCGAGAGCGTAACGGGGCCGACGCCAAAGAAGACCGCAAAGCCGGCAACGACGACCAGGAGGACAGTCTCAAGGCAGATTCCAGCGAGAGCTTCGACCTTTCAGCAGCGAGCGGAGAAAACATTGACAGTGGATCGCGAAACGTAAAAGAGAATACCACTCACAAGGTCACCGAAGCCGTCGAACAGTCCGAACGaaccgaaggcggagccaccggagATCAAGCTCGGTCGACCAGAATATTCCAGAAGACCGTGAAACGCACCGAATCCACTCGAACCGTGCGGAGGACGCGTTCTTTCTTGCCGTACACGAAGTGGATCAGGGGCGAGACGCGCCAGCGAGCTCGACAGGAGACGCGGGACGAAGACGACGTCACGGAGCCCGTTAAAGAGACCTTTGTGGCCCCCCAGCAAGCCTTTCCCGCGATGTCGATTCCTCGGAAGGGCCTCTGTCCGATGCCCGAGTCTTCTCCTGGCAACGTATGCAGCGTAGCTGTCCAGGCGTTTCCGAGTGTCGTCGACCAAGGGGTACAGGTCGAGTTTGACGAGCCGGATTGCATCACCAGGCTCGTAGAGCTTCAAATT GCCATGAACGAGCAAGAGGAGGTCCGTCGTCAGGACATGAAGGCTGCCTGCGAACTGGTCGAAAAACTAGAAGCGATGCAGCTCTCCGAGTCGCTCATGAGGACCCAG CTTCGTGCCATGGACGCCGAGCGGCGGGAGCAGAGCGCACGCGAGGCCCGCCTTCGGGACGAGCTgaccgcgtggcaggagacggtGCAGCAGCAACAGCTCCTGCTGCAGCAACTCAAGGAGGACCTGGACGACACCGAGGACACGCTGGCCGCTCAGAGGCAGGAGGCCAACAGGCTGCGGGAGCAGATGCTCG TGCTCCAGGAGAGCTGCGACAGCGGCCTCCTCGTGGTTGACGTCCTGGGGAGGGCTGACAAGGAGGTCCAGACGCCTGACGGCGGCCAGCAATCTCTGTCCAGCTCCTCTCCTTACAAAGGAATCAG GCTGGACAACTCGTCACCGGTGTACCTGGACCAGCTGAGCCAGCACCGGCGACTGTCGGCGCTGGTGAGCTCGCAGCTGGAGGCCACCGCCAACAGGATCGCCCAGCTGCGGAGGGAGGCCGCCACCAACCGACCCAGGGGCTCGACGATCGACGATTACGTCCAAGACTTGGCTGTAGGCACCCCCAACGTCCTCATTCGACACCCCGACGCGCCACCGTCTGAAAGCGCTAGCGGAACGTAA
- the LOC125758248 gene encoding microtubule-associated protein futsch-like yields the protein MPVIKVPEINVSSEPTLQSKSPPELKSGATANESIVNEEITDVKADILVKKVPEFAMPNEVNTEIGFTDVTSERKAHRKSIDSENNEAKSETSASDLSKIVESNNPNMQKNEEFVSEEPVTRNADDSSATGVTSWTSADKSLERDETTKDPGFDDPNKGPSEISEARLDGQTKENTEQHTAVDDVSAQGKEEAAFERTSLRIKMAKRFANADSYDELDEDNETASTGAESAESDTIELLRSDDATQGDSVEEVDKVFKTIDTVSLEDITKECVQISDSRDTNALNEEPHSNQEQSVGERTHETSVEQESLDHFADDTKNHGTHTSTSEGNALETVPAEFCEATEDDHTAELAKGSEGVLNSLLVEADGGTSEALSKGGNAHAPESEKRSCEGTDGRNVTPEQFSTEDLANVIDNSEGRMTLTNTRSEEEKGDALDPEISASQNIVDATKPSAVEAYNLTTAGSSLSYHFARETKDDRSSLLAYAEEVVSTVLTMCITYLEENDQEWRTTELVDHELNAHVESTTEKATKTASGDDDEEHGASLLQSDYANEGPSGGDVFEPIVSRQSAFEEAVPLADQQYLNTNRDLNQAVPIISTSAEKAEDSGEMPSSALISEKQGEAENERQIDETATKNKTADNAESDVPLKSAEDASDNTASISEALTEDAGSSETHSSTSGANKNQIPDQVVVQSDQSEEKRGEEEEPVVAHAPDFASSDTTAEVSETRRNFVESDSKDDSEEPEHIIVMTAPLTNQESKLHEESFTESAACVSEKEFERSVSEVQAQGGDDSRVKEEAEHETAANSFSESSATTVSMKTEDSGKSVSVYSSRASQQASDPVPANEVNKDNSGTENTREADVENEFQLNRLKSVPKDPVPSPLRTMSTVQMRKAYLINCNRISE from the exons ATGCCAGTCATCAAAGTGCCAGAGATCAACGTGTCGAGTGAACCGACCCTACAAAGTAAATCGCCTCCTGAGCTGAAAAGTGGTGCTACTGCCAACGAAAGCATCGTTAATGAGGAAATCACCGATGTGAAGGCAGATATATTAGTAAAGAAGGTGCCAGAGTTCGCTATGCCAAATGAAGTGAACACAGAAATTGGTTTCACAGATGTTACGAGCGAAAGAAAAGCGCACCGAAAGAGCATTGACAGTGAGAACAACGAAGCGAAGTCAGAGACTTCAGCAAGTGACTTGTCAAAGATTGTAGAGTCTAATAATCCGAACATGCAGAAGAACGAAGAATTTGTTAGTGAGGAACCTGTGACGCGAAACGCCGATGACAGTTCTGCCACCGGAGTGACTTCATGGACTTCGGCAGATAAGTCTCTTGAAAGAGATGAAACGACAAAAGATCCTGGGTTTGACGACCCCAACAAGGGTCCCTCGGAAATCTCTGAGGCTCGCCTTGATGGCCAAACAAAAGAGAATACAGAACAGCATACCGCTGTGGATGATGTCTCTGCGCAGGGAAAAGAGGAAGCGGCGTTCGAGCGCACAAGTTTGAGAATTAAAATGGCGAAGAGGTTTGCAAATGCCGATTCTTACGATGAGCTCGATGAGGATAACGAGACAGCCAGCACCGGTGCAGAGAGTGCGGAAAGCGATACAATAGAACTGCTACGCTCTGATGATGCGACGCAAGGTGACAGCGTCGAAGAGGTTGACAAGGTCTTTAAAACCATCGATACAGTCAGCCTTGAAGACATCACAAAGGAATGTGTACAAATCAGCGATTCACGGGATACCAATGCGCTGAACGAAGAGCCACACAGCAACCAAGAACAAAGCGTGGGGGAACGTACACATGAAACGTCTGTAGAGCAGGAATCCCTCGATCATTTCGCTGATGATACGAAGAACCATGGTACACATACAAGCACCTCAGAAGGCAATGCACTCGAGACGGTCCCTGCAGAGTTTTGTGAAGCAACCGAGGATGACCACACTGCCGAGCTTGCAAAGGGCAGCGAAGGCGTTTTAAATAGCCTCCTTGTGGAGGCAGATGGCGGCACCTCGGAAGCTCTCAGTAAAGGAGGGAACGCGCACGCGCCGGAGTCTGAGAAACGATCATGCGAAGGAACAGATGGGCGCAATGTGACGCCAGAACAGTTTTCAACCGAAGACCTCGCTAACGTTATCGACAACAGTGAAGGTCGTATGACACTTACAAATACTCGGTCTGAAGAAGAGAAAGGAGACGCGCTCGACCCTGAAATTTCGGCATCTCAAAACATCGTCGATGCCACAAAGCCCAGCGCGGTTGAAGCGTATAATTTAACTACTGCAGGTAGTTCACTGAGCTACCATTTCGCGCGAGAAACCAAAGACGACAGGTCGTCATTACTGGCGTATGCAGAGGAGGTTGTGTCGACCGTTCTGACAATGTGCATAACGTACCTGGAAGAAAATGACCAAGAATGGAGGACAACAGAGCTGGTGGATCACGAGTTGAACGCTCACGTGGAAAGCACAACAGAGAAAGCTACCAAGACTGCTTCGGGTGATGACGACGAAGAGCATGGAGCGTCTCTTCTACAGTCGGATTACGCAAACGAAGGACCTTCTGGTGGTGACGTCTTCGAGCCGATTGTTTCAAGACAATCTGCTTTTGAGGAAGCGGTACCGCTGGCTGACCAACAATACCTCAACACCAATCGTGATCTGAACCAGGCAGTGCCGATTATTTCAACCTCTGCCGAGAAGGCGGAAGATTCAGGCGAGATGCCGAGTTCTGCACTAATCAGCGAGAAGCAAGGCGAAGCAGAAAATGAGAGGCAAATTGACGAAACGGCAACAAAGAACAAGACGGCAGACAATGCTGAAAGTGACGTGCCGCTGAAAAGCGCAGAAGACGCCAGTGACAACACAGCGAGTATCTCCGAAGCGTTAACAGAGGACGCCGGGTCTAGTGAGACTCACAGCTCCACATCTGGAGCGAATAAGAATCAAATTCCGGACCAGGTTGTAGTGCAATCAGATCAATCAGAGGAGAAGCGGGGCGAAGAAGAAGAACCTGTGGTAGCACATGCACCCGACTTCGCCAGCAGTGACACTACCGCAGAAGTGTCAGAGACGCGGCGAAACTTCGTAGAGAGTGACAGCAAGGACGACAGCGAAGAACCTGAGCACATCATTGTAATGACGGCACCTTTAACAAACCAAGAAAGTAAGCTGCACGAAGAGTCGTTCACGGAAAGTGCAGCCTGCGTCAGCGAAAAGGAGTTTGAACGTTCAGTATCCGAGGTGCAAGCAcagggaggtgacgacagcagAGTAAAGGAAGAGGCTGAGCACGAAACGGCAGCCAACAGTTTTAGTGAGTCTTCCGCGACAACGGTTTCTATGAAGACAGAAGATTCAGGAAAAAGCGTGTCGGTGTATTCCTCGAGAGCAAGCCAGCAGGCATCAGACCCTGTTCCAGCCAACGAAGTGAATAAGGACAACTCCGGTACTGAGAACACACGCGAAGCTGATGTTGAGAAC GAGTTCCAGTTGAACAGGCTGAAGTCGGTACCGAAGGACCCAGTGCCATCACCACTAAGGACCATGTCGACAGTGCAGATGCGGAAGGCTTATCTGATAAACTGCAACAGAATATCGGAGTGA